A genomic region of Archangium lipolyticum contains the following coding sequences:
- a CDS encoding ArsR/SmtB family transcription factor, which produces MAPDRLSTTFAALADPTRRAILARLAKGEATVGELAAPFDMSLPAVSKHLKVLENAGLISRGREAQWRPCRLEGEPLRDVAAWLEHYRRFFDESLDRLGDYLQELESQEPGPGPKK; this is translated from the coding sequence ATGGCCCCAGATCGACTAAGCACCACGTTCGCCGCGCTCGCCGACCCGACGCGCCGCGCCATCCTCGCTCGGTTGGCGAAGGGGGAGGCGACGGTGGGCGAGCTCGCGGCGCCCTTCGACATGAGCCTCCCGGCGGTCTCCAAGCACCTCAAGGTGCTGGAGAACGCGGGGCTCATCTCGCGCGGCCGCGAGGCGCAGTGGCGCCCGTGCCGGCTGGAGGGCGAGCCGCTACGGGACGTGGCGGCGTGGCTGGAGCACTACCGCCGCTTCTTCGACGAGAGCCTCGACCGGCTCGGAGACTACCTGCAGGAGTTGGAGAGCCAGGAGCCCGGGCCCGGTCCCAAGAAGTAG